In Erigeron canadensis isolate Cc75 chromosome 8, C_canadensis_v1, whole genome shotgun sequence, the DNA window TTGagttattttttcaaaagaaaagaaagggaaagatAAGAAATCTAacctttttgcattcttgagtttttcatccaaaagaaaataaagtggAAGGAAAAGTTTAGGTTTTTTCATCAAAAAACTTTCAGGCCAAAAATGGCCTGATTTGGATGGAAAAGTGTGTGTATGATTGTCTCCTCACTCTCTACTCCTTCTTTGATCTTAATCATCGGGTTTTTTCATccaaaaagttagggtttgttgATATGAGATGAGCTAACAGTGAAATGGGTCTGAAActaccaccgccgccgccggcAGAGGTGATGGTGGTGGGTTTGTGAAAAAGATTAGAAATTAAAAAGGGTTTTGTGGATACTAGTGATTGTGTGTGTATAGATATATTGTTTTGTGTAATGGAGGTTTCTTTGGTTGAGAAAGCAGATGGTGGGGGATGAAGAAGAACAAGAGAGAGGCTGGGGAAGATGTGGATATTGGGGATGAAGTGCTCGACATGGCAGGTTATCATATTTAactattgttttcttttaatttcctTTCAATTcgagaatgatttttttttattttaattttctatcaTTTCCTCTCTTATCCAATCTTTCCCTTTcgtttattttaaaagaaaactcgagaatacagtgtAAGTGTATGTAGCTTCATTTTCGTTAAGAAATTACTTATGTAGGACATAGTTCGAGTGTAAAAGGTTGTCTTACTCCGTGCGACCTAAATCAACCAACTATTCTTTGGGCCTTGGTTTGATCTTAACTCAATATTCAGCCGGATCCTAACTGGGCCTAACTACTGACTTTCAAACGCGTTAAGAATGAACATGTGTTTTGTGTTACAGTAATTAATTAGCTAGCAAATcttctttcaaacttcaaataaaTCCAAAACAAAGTTTTTGGGATAAAACCATTTACcttgaaaaataagtttttcGGTTTCATCTTAAGAACTACTATTCTAACACTGTTTTTACAAGTTAAAACTCGAATTATATTAAATTCATTATTTTTGTCTCTTACcaactaaattttaaaaacttgtaaTAATGAATAATAAATCACGTATCtaactaaataaaatagaaaaagttaaaataaattattttatatcatACCTTATCACTCAATTTTAACACCATCAACACCGACCACCATACAAAGCCAACGGCCTATGAAGGAGACTGTAGACCATTAATAACAAAATGATCTATTGCCACTTACATACAAACACAATTCTAGTGTTGTATACATATGAACGGTGAAAATGGGTAGATTCATCAATATTGATGGATTTTGAGTAAGGCTAATATGAtaggtttaattttcttattattattttttatttcaaatcaaatcaacaataacaaaaaacaaGCAAAAAGTTCACATTGTAATCAAAGTTATTCTTCAATTCTCATATCCACCTACTAAAGAAGGATGAAATGGAATACTTATGGATTGaaatagttcattacattatgaatctatttttataaaaactatgggaaaatgatccgtactgtaaactttacctaagcttaggtagtgtcactttaaaaaaagttacaaataaaacctttaaatttgataaacatacatagtctccctgaattttacataacctctccttgaattttacataatcccccctGTTTTACCTAATATAGGTACTACATActttacctaacatttctcCAAAAACTATAGTCATTTTCTTTTACTACATAAggacttgtttttattttattccatCTTGAAAATGACATTACAAATATTAACCAACCAATTCACTTGATAATCAAACTTACTCTTCAATTCTCATATCAacctaccaatatatatatatatatatatatatatatatatatatatagaatggaatatgaggctgttaggcacatAAGTTTGGTGAAAATctttacatacatttttttaaacgaTAAACATCATGGgaggccaaacatttattcaaaatattaaaatattgttatgtgaggggtttttcacccaagttggatgcataacagccccaaactcacttttctctctctatatatatctatatctatactctatatataaataaactacccATTCCCccattcaactctctacctttgaattgTCTAGTTTACCCTTCTAATTTATACTACCTTCACATCTCTTATCCCCGAAATTCCAAAATAACCCTTTAAGAAAATATCCATAATTACCTAGAAACCCCATTGTGAAAAAAAACTTCATtcaactctaaaattattgctgAAAGTATTGCtatagataagaaaaaaaacatcttaattgtcatatattatatCACGAAACgattaaacaataattacttttttataactcacgaaattagtaaccaattatgtccttttttatattcgtattatattttaatctttgattattattattattattattattttgcgTTGGCCTCTTCCCCTACaattgtatgttttatataattggttactagattttaaactcgtatcaaatacacgggttttacaacattatcaatataagaattagtatataATTTTGAAAGTCTTTTTGTTGTTATCAATAATTTAAGATTGAGTTCATATATCTTGTTTCAACTAAAGTCGATGTTTATTTAATAAGATAGGCTCTTTTTTTTTACGTATTTATAGTTATCTAgattattattcatagttaaatataaaatattataatttattcatGACATCATTAAAATTCAATTAAGAGAATTGAGaattatgattggttaataagtggTTAGgttagttgtcttttagtatatataaaaaattttcatgGTTAGTTTTTGCACTCCattatttcaatattttttgcacctaatccgcggtttatttttagaatgatagaTACGGTTAGATGTTGCATTGGCGCATCTCAGAAAAAAAACACTATAAACCGTTACGGCATCTAACGTGTTATAGACCGttgccgctgcaacgcgcggacaccattctagtataaattaaaatattattgagTGATTCATGTGTTAGTATTGTATTAGTTTAAATACATGTAAGTCAACTGCCACTTGACTTTAATAGTCTAATTTAACCTGAATCGTCATAACTAATGAAATAAGCAATAAGCATTGAAAATAATGGCTACAAATGATATTAGTATTAAAAAGAACGGCCCGTAAAAGAATATATcagattttacttttaaattttccaTTAAATGTTTTCACTACACTTCTATCTCTAGTATCTCCCTTCAAATTACAGGTATTGTCTAAACCACACCATTGCTGGGCTCAAGCACAAAAGTTTAGTACAGGCATACAAATCACCAAGCTTTTGAATGACAGCTGATTAGAATAcagcaaaaaagaaaatttcattagatcACCCTGTGGTTTgctgttttattatttttttaccttgtcattttttttattattactttatcCTGTGGTGACATTTTGTTTCATTAAAAACCCTCACTTTAACAGCCATTAATTTGGATCCGTTAAGTCCCGCATGTACATTGCACATGAAAGTATTTTCAAGTCTTTTTACTATCTTCTCCCCCAAAACCCTTTTTCCTTTATCCAATTACAACACAAGTAAATTACAACACCCCAAATTCCAAATCTTAGTAACCAAAATTTCCAGTTCCATCCTCATATCTCTCTCTCACAAGAACAAACTCATTTCtcaaaacacaaataaattacaacaccCCAATTTCCAAATCAAGAAACGTGAAGGATCTCCACCACTCCCATCAATCTTTTGCATCATCCCAACGaccccaccaccaccagcaTCACCCAACACCACCACCGCTTTATTAGCTCCGATCAGCAACCGTGAATCtcatatagaaaagaaaatggcGTTCGTCTCCATGTTTTTATTGGTGGGTCTCGTTCAAAcagaaaagaaattaaaaagagGGTGACAAGTTGATGCATATTTTGGATTTATGTATCTAGATATTTACGTTCATATAGAAACCCTTTTTAATATGTCAACTTGCCTTTTCAAATGAATGTTGACCAACATCTTTTATCAATTTGCTGGGTCTCTTTTTAAACTAACCTTCATTTTCATGCTTCCctttatatttattcatatacacaaaattcgaaaatagaatatttatatctattttcaGAAAGATCTCTTCATCAGATCTATATACACATAAAATTAAAtcttaaaaaagtgtttgttttgtgtgtgtgtgtatgtgtattgATTATGTTTGGAGAAGATTATTGAAGATGTATaaagaaatacatatatatgtgtatataaatgTATACTAGAAAGgaacccgcgcgttgcagcggtacTTTTTTAAAGTCGTGGATAAGTGTGACGGTACCGTGTGGTTGAATGAATATACAAATTAACTCATGGCTTTTATATAGTAGGGAACACACTAATATGAACAAACATGATTTTACCTATTAATGAGAATAAGAGCATACACTCGTACATAGATTAATACATGAAAAAAGAAATCATACTTTTACATATGTGGAAAGATTATTAAGATATAGAGTATTATATCCTTGCAAGCTTTAATATCTAGAACACAAAGAACAGTAGGCAGTGGTAATCATCAATATCAGCAAACTAATAAATACAACGCTAAGACAGTCAGATGAATAGAAAACACTACATTTTAAACCAGTTGCAAAGAATCTAGAAGATTCATATCGGTTAAATTGACAccgaaaataataaaaaaaatgaagatattttacCAATAAAATCAGAACAATCTATTTTTCTCGGTAAATAACAAACAGGAAAGGGTCATTATTTTTGTATGGCAGAACACAAAAGGGTCATTGAATTAAGATGAGCGTATAATAAGTATGAATAACTCAAGGAGATTTCGTAACAATGTAAAGGGTTCATGTCCTGCTTACTACGTTCATTTTTTGGATTTGAGGTATTTATATGCATCACACGATGTCTACAAAAGAAATCTACATGAGTacaaaatcttaaaaatgtgGATGCAAAAAATGTCAAGCTAGTTAAGAGGAAGACTTACTGCAATCAGTGTACCAACCAGTGGTTCATTGTGCAGATGGGGGCGCAAATGGGTTGGTGATGGGGGCGCAAATGAGGTACCAGTTATAGACAGTTACAGATAAGCATAACTCAACTCATTATTTAACTCATTTTGTTTATTAGAGACAATCAACCCATTAGAGATTAAATTTCATTGTACTAATGGTTTCACCTTTAATATTATTCAGCTCATACCGTCATATGGTCCAAGACAAATCTTATATTCAATACGGGTTACCTCTTATATTGAAATTGGTGTTAGATAAGCTTAAGGCATGTATGTTAGTGCATAAACTAACTAATATTGCAAGAATCAAAACGGGCGACATCACTCCAcggtatatttaaaaaaaagtacactTAACACAAAATTTTGCTTACATATACTTGACTCCCAGACCAACTTCAACTTCAGAAAGATCATCAACAAAGCTCTCATCATAGTCCGAAGACGATTTGTCATTACTGTTATCTACATTAAACATCCTGAGGAACGGAGTTGAGTTCATAAGGAGATACTTTAATAGTTGTAAATAGCCAATACAACAATCTATAGTTGAGTCTTTCTTTGTCACTTTCTAGTAGAAAATGACCAAATACATTTTCAAGCGTTCAAAATCTTTACGAAAATCATTGGTACATTTTTAAGCCTCTAAtcctatataaataataaaataaatgttacTGGTGATTGAGACTAAAAGGCacataatataaacataaagatGAGTTTCATACATAATATCTATAACTACATTATTGATAATATATAGATAACTacaaaacaaaacccaaaagaataaaaatttaCTCAACTCAGTCAGAAAAAAACCCCCAAAAACCCCCAAACATACTGATTCGGTAATTCCCATTACATGAAACCCCCAATTATGGGgaaaaaaacttattaaaaaaatctagaaataaaaataaaagaaaaaaattaatagaatttttattgtcaataaaaaaaatagactaaaagaaaacaaatcaCAAACCTGCTTCCGTTGATGATGCCGACGATGGTGATTGGTCTTTGATAAGGAGACCGACAAAAACCAACTTAGCGATGATGATAGATGTGGTGGTTGTGATAGCGGCTCGGCGCAGATGGTGGTAGACATGATGGCGGCGCGGCGGAAATGTTGAGGCAGCGGGTCTGATTTCGAGTGTGTCATGGAGGTGGTGATGACGGAGGAGGAAAGAGAGGGAAGAAAGAGTAAGGAGGGGGTTCGCCGGTAACTAAAGAGAGggagagaaaaagaagaaggcaGGGAGAGTAGAGTGAGGGGAATTTcataagggtattttagtccaATTAGATAGATgggtatataaatatatattagaatgAGGGGTAATATagacttatcaggttcttaCTCCCTTAAAGCCAATTTGCTTTATCAGGGAGTATAGATAGATCTAAGGGTCGATTTCATTACGTGCCTCAAaatttatagttattgttttttggtatttttttgtGATGATTTGGTTGTTAGTTTTgggaaagaaaaataagaagatTTTTATGTATTGATTTGGTTGTTAGATCTTGGAAAGAGAACTAAAAAGAAGAAGACAATGTTTAGAGGTAAATTGACCAATAtgccctcatgtgcaatgcacatgatcAGGTTAACGGAGCCACCCTAACGTTCGTTAAAGAGAGGGGTTTATAATGATACAAAAAGTCACCACAGggtgaagtaataataaaaaaaacgacagggtaaaaaaatgataaaacagCAAACCACAGGGTgatctaatgaaattttctctaaCAAAAAAGACATACATCTATGTAATCTACCTAAAACAACACTCTGATCGACTAATCGTgcattgtaaatatattaaaaacatacatTCCATATGTATAATCTAGCAAACCAAGGCTCCTACGCGACGAAATCTTGCTTTTGATCACATGCACAAACCCCggcgcaacgcgcgggtattttcactagtatatatatatatatatatgatacgaAGTAAGAGttttaaagttacaaaaaaaagaagatatccACGCGTTGCGGTTGTTATGGAGGTGGcgacggtggtggtgatgtaatggcggcggcggtggtggcggtgacgggtgaTGGTGGCGAATGGCGGTAACGGCGGTGGCGAcggcggagattggtggtggtcGCGGCAAAAATTGGTGGTGATTATATGTCCGCATAATGCAGTGGTGTAATGAAAATGGCGGTAGtggcagtggtggtggtgactaTTGGCGGTGGTGACGGGTGGCGGTGGCAACAAGAAATCGAGAATAGTGTAAGTTATTAATATGGTGTATATTATTGAATGTTAAAAGGTAAAAGTTAGAAAAgtagatttttttataatatttttaaagtaaGTTATGTATGGCAATGACAAGTTAACATTGGTAGGTCAAGCTTAGAATTGGTCTATAAATTTGTTTAACAGATTACTTGAATTTGAAGCTAAGAATACAAATGAGTGAATGACAAATGTATTCTACACAAATCCATAAGTATTTACAAGTACTGGTAATGGAAATGAAAAACCGAATAGTGaaatttaacaaataaattagAGGGAATGATGAGCTCtaatttatttgtcaaaaaccaTAATGAATGCTCATATCACAAGACTGACCATATTCAAATTTGACAAAAGTAGTTCTGAGTTTCTGACTTATACTCTATGTAATCAGAATTCAGTTTAACTTCAACACACCaaaagcttggttaacataTGAATATGAAACCCAACAAAATCACAGCTCAATATCAGCTGAAGGACCCAAGAACAAGTAGCTTATTctgaaagaaaaatattaaattatacgAAATTACTAAACTTTATGTTCTCCCTGGGATTACAGACAGATTCATCTATTTCTTGAAGTCTATCCCTCACAACCCACAAAAATTACCCAAATTTAAAAGAATCaatgaaaagatttaaaaacaaaaaaaaaaagagaaaaaaagactTTGCAAAATCAATCTTCAAATGTATCAGGTCCcaacccctttttttttttatctacacACATTCACTGATAAATATTTCAAGAATCTGTCCTGTAACATAGCGTGCCTCTCTATTCTTCATTTCTGTATAATCATCCTCTTTAGTCACAGTCCAACCCGCAAACTTCTAACACAATTCCACCTCTGTCTAAGAACGGGTTGATACGCACCCATAAAAGTGACAAGATTGAGGCCAAGAGGATCGACCACACAATGAGGATAGTTGGAACGTTGCTTTGTTTTCCCATCATACCTTTGAGGAAAGGGTAAAGATGTAAGATCACCCATATTGCAAAGAACAATCGACCGAAAAGTGGGCCCCATGTTTCGTAACCATTGCTAATGGCATCTGAAATGCCTACAACTACACCGATAATGTTGAAGATCAAGAGGGTCAATGGAGGGATCAAGATGGTGGTCCATTTGAAAAGATAGAGTTCCGAAAATTCTCCATCGTCTCCTCCTTTTGATGTAACCGTGAAGTTTGTGTTGACTCCGGCTAACACTTTTAGGAGACCTTGGAAAAGGGCGAAAAGATGAGCTGAGACACCACCTATAACCCAAAACTGCTCGTTTCTCCACAAGTCATCTATGCCAACCTTTCCCCATTGGATTTCTAAAATACTTGTTACGGCAATGGACAAAAACATGAGCATGAAGAGGATGCTAGCATAATTGCTTATCTGCAAATGATACAAGAATCCCATGAGCATAAGAGCACAAATTAGGGGTTCTGTTCCTAAATTAGATGTGGCCATTTTGATCCATTTACTTATGGATGGGCTGATTTGGCTTGTGGATAATCTCCAAGGTGTAAACAAAAAAAGTTGGcgtataagaaaaaatatacagtattaagataaattttttgggtcaacccaacaTGTGTCAGCCCCTACCCAAATATACCTGTTTCcgaacccacccattttgccacctctaagtTACATaattgattagttaataagctTAAGCCTTAAGGACATATCCCAATGAAAACTTGGTCATTGGACTTTGAGGATCATTACTAAAACCAGTAAACTACTCAACTCTATTAAGCCGGATGATAAGAAAAAGACCCAAAAAATTATCCAAATTTGGATAAATTTTATAATGAATTACTGAAATTGGATAAATTTTTAGAATTTAACAATTTATAGTGACTATAAAAATGTTACTCATAAATGCAAAAGTTCTTACCTCGGGAACAATAAACTTCCCAGTGAGTAGACACACGGCTGGAAGAGTACAATATGCAACCAATGGAACTGATGTCAACGGGTAGACGACagaatttatatatgaaaaccTTTCCAATGGCTTCAACCCACATCCATAACCATACCAGATTGGACAATGTCGACTCAACAAGATTTCAACAGACCCGAGGGCCCACCTAAGAACTTGGTGAAGACGGTCTGAAAGATTAATGGGAGCTGAACCCTTAAAAGCGGGCCTCTTTGGAATGCAATACACGGACCTCCAACCGTGACAATGCATTTTAAATCCTGTTAAAATATCCTCAGTGACCGAACCATAAATCCAGCCAACCTATTACACAGATAACAATTagtaaaaatgttaaatgacaTTTATTTTACATAAACCGGAACCACAAAATGAAAATGAGTAACACAAATGAATCACAAACAGATTTTTCACATACCTCTTTTCCCCATTCAGTTTTATCTTCATAACCACAGCTTATCACATGGATGGCTTCTTTCAAGAGTGAAGCAGAGGTTGCTCCAGGGGGAACACCGCCATCTTCCAAAAGTGTTGAAGCGATGaaaactggagactggccaaaCTTTTTCTCAAACTTGATTTGAGGCATGAGTGATGACTTCTCACTATCTATTCCTGCAAAGATTATTCGTTTCAGGGCCAtctcaaattttttatttttacgtGACAATAAAGAAGAGATCACATGGCTGTCAAAATCGGCTAAATGGACAATGAATCAAAACAAGTGATTTAGTACGAGTCAGAAGTGGACCATTTATGTCCAAATTACTTTATAAGTAATTAGTGTGATAGATATGATAACAAAAAAACCCATAACCAAAATATAACCCATACATTCCCATGGTCTAAAgatgtaaatattttaaaatctttaaacACATCACTTACCTTCTATTCCCTCTTCAATATTCTCCAATGCATGTATTTGTGTCTGTGCATCCTTGTTCTTCTTGCTCTTCTTTGACGACTTCTCCTTTGACTTTCCCTTGCCTTTCTTCTTTCTCGAAgacaaacaacaacaaaaccatTTGGGCAAGCAATTGCATGTTTTCCCAGGGGCTTTCTTCTTGGTTGGAGCATCATATCCATACAATGCTTGTCTCCTAAACACGCACCCAGTTCCAACGTATATCGGCCCTTGAATTCCATCAAGCCCTTTCATATTAATCTAGATATAAAGCAGAAATTAGAATGCATCAAGAAGGTTACAACATAGATTGAATAGAAAGTCAAAGGGATACATACATCGAAGAACACCACATTGCGATTTGAGTATCTATCATGACGATCAATACCATCAAATCTTTGAGGAAATTGAACATAACAAATTTTCTTTCCAGATGTAGGGTCCATCATGAAGCACATAGCTTCTCGCAGTGCTTTACTGTTGTTTATGTAGTGATCACAATCGACATTGAGCATATAAGGTGCGTTTGAAATAACAGCTGAAACTCGAATCTacacaaaaacagaaaatttagaAACAGCCCATGAAATATGTATACTAACTGAACTTAAAAAAGATGGCTAAATTAGCAGTAGGTGGGCAACTGGTAATTTTGGTATTAATTGAAACGGTCAAATTGGGCCGAACACTTGTGGTTCAGCTTCTTGGAAAATCTTCtaaattatttatgttaaaataagacaccaaaatatatattactagaTTATAACAAAGCGTTTGGGTAACTCTCGACCCATTTCTTTTTAGTTACTTTTAGTTTATTCCTTTAACGCCTCTGAAATTAAAGCATAACACGAATCAACGTATTCAAACGtcaatgggtcaaaattgccagTCTGCCTTCTCtgtttaaactaaaaaaatcaagaaatttaTACCAAGGCATTCATGGCACCAGCTTTTTTGTGGTGATCAAATCCAGGCCTCTTTTCTCGAGAAACATAAACAAGACGTGGTAACTCATTTCCTTCTATGTCATGGACACCATTGTTCCCAAGGAAAACCTATTTAGAAACAACCCATATTAGCATAAGGCCATTAACTTGTATTTAATCATTCTcatataaataatcaaaaaaattcTGCACACCTGAATCATTCCAGGATGATCCCTAACGTCATTTCCTGGCCAAGGAGTACCATCCTGCATCGTCCATCCCTCTTCTGGAACCTTTTGTGCCATGGTCACAAGCCCATTTATTCTAACCTTAAAGTCTTCGTACTCCCTCTGCATTTCAAATAGTTCATAACAAGTATATGTCAATCACTAAAGCAAAGAGAAAGGCCAAAACTGTTAAGTTTTTTAACTTGTATTTGACTTGCTGTTGCAAATATGTGAAAAGCTATAAATGCTTCAATATCATATTTTTGCAggaaagattttatttttcaaaaaaaatccaagtACAATGGATGAAAAATTAATCATTCAAAGATGAATAGGTTAACCTCAAAAGTAAAAATGTTCTTACCTTCATAGCACGGCGTTCCCGAACAAATGACGGGTGTACTTTATCTTTAAGATAATCGACCTTTTCTGAAAAATACCACTCAGGAGCACGTGGTTCAATGTTAAACTTTTTGCAAAATGGAACCCACTTTCTTGCAAATTCAGATGTTTCTGATAGAGCTTCGAATGTAAGCATGGCAGCACCATCATCAGAGACATAGCAAGCAACTTTATCCACGGGATAATCAACCGCAAGAATAGATAACACCGTATTGGCGGTAATTAGTGGGGGCTCTTTCAATGGATCCACCGTACTCACATAGACATCTATAGGTGCCAATTCAGAAGGCTTCCCCTCTTTCTCATACCTATTAcaaagttattttttattaatacacAGAAACTCGGTGATAAAGTAGATGTGCCAAATTGGACAGGATTGAGTAACAGGTCAATACGATGACCAGACCACAAGCACCTGTCTTTGTTTTCTC includes these proteins:
- the LOC122611142 gene encoding cellulose synthase A catalytic subunit 5 [UDP-forming]-like, which gives rise to MDTKGRLVAGSHNRNEFVLINADEVGRVTSVKELSGQICQICGDEIEITVDGEPFVACNECAFPICRPCYEYERREGNQSCPQCKTRYKRIKGSPRVDGDEDEEGFDDLDNEFDLANYSRRDHHGGSEAGLMIGRGPSNASGFATPSEVDGATLNPDIPLLTYGQEDDGISADKHALIIPPFMNRAKRVHPMPFSDTASSVSLPPRPMDPKKDLAVYGYGTVAWKDRMEEWRKRQNDKLQMVKHDGGGGGHDDGEVDDPDMPKMDEGRQPLSRKLPISSSKINPYRMVILIRMAILGLFFHYRILHPVNDAYALWLISVICEIWFAVSWIFDQFPKWFPIERETYLDRLSLRYEKEGKPSELAPIDVYVSTVDPLKEPPLITANTVLSILAVDYPVDKVACYVSDDGAAMLTFEALSETSEFARKWVPFCKKFNIEPRAPEWYFSEKVDYLKDKVHPSFVRERRAMKREYEDFKVRINGLVTMAQKVPEEGWTMQDGTPWPGNDVRDHPGMIQVFLGNNGVHDIEGNELPRLVYVSREKRPGFDHHKKAGAMNALIRVSAVISNAPYMLNVDCDHYINNSKALREAMCFMMDPTSGKKICYVQFPQRFDGIDRHDRYSNRNVVFFDINMKGLDGIQGPIYVGTGCVFRRQALYGYDAPTKKKAPGKTCNCLPKWFCCCLSSRKKKGKGKSKEKSSKKSKKNKDAQTQIHALENIEEGIEGIDSEKSSLMPQIKFEKKFGQSPVFIASTLLEDGGVPPGATSASLLKEAIHVISCGYEDKTEWGKEVGWIYGSVTEDILTGFKMHCHGWRSVYCIPKRPAFKGSAPINLSDRLHQVLRWALGSVEILLSRHCPIWYGYGCGLKPLERFSYINSVVYPLTSVPLVAYCTLPAVCLLTGKFIVPEISNYASILFMLMFLSIAVTSILEIQWGKVGIDDLWRNEQFWVIGGVSAHLFALFQGLLKVLAGVNTNFTVTSKGGDDGEFSELYLFKWTTILIPPLTLLIFNIIGVVVGISDAISNGYETWGPLFGRLFFAIWVILHLYPFLKGMMGKQSNVPTILIVWSILLASILSLLWVRINPFLDRGGIVLEVCGLDCD